One genomic region from Quercus robur chromosome 4, dhQueRobu3.1, whole genome shotgun sequence encodes:
- the LOC126724567 gene encoding uncharacterized protein LOC126724567 has product MKEETTRNTRSASLGFRKKKKTNVLKRGSSSFNEKEARSSTEFHEPLNFLILILLGVLGERFRGFGISPLVEHDVIMLFFIVAIVIYGIAFLGMKLGPQNADYLYKFKFVCIICAILACELLASILVDPLRVLIINLCGIIVELIRRKYKQICEHLCHAAKVVLNTSNNLFNKICQSICHILGWIQHTSKAFNKFTLFGGTKKQDQGDGGQVADMV; this is encoded by the exons ATGAAAGAGGAAACTACAAGGAACACTCGATCAGCCTCACTAGGGTTTcgtaagaaaaagaaaacaaacgtATTAAAGCGGGGAAG CTCATCATTCAATGAGAAAGAGGCCCGCTCCTCTACGGAATTCCATGAGCCTCTTAACTTTCTCATCTTGATCTTACTTGGTGTCCTTGGAGAAAGGTTTCGAGGATTTGGCATCTCTCCACTCGTAGAACATGATGTAATCATGCTGTTCTTTATCGTGGCAATAGTTATCTATGGCATTGCATTTTTGGGGATGAAACTAGGACCTCAAAACGCAGACTACCTCTACAAGTTCAAGTTTGTTTGCATCATTTGTGCAATTCTTGCATGTGAGCTGCTTGCATCAATCCTTGTCGATCCTCTTAGGGTTCTCATTATTAATTTATGTGGAATCATAGTAGAGCTCATTCGTCGCAAGTACAAACAAATTTGTGAGCACCTATGTCACGCAGCTAAAGTGGTACTTAACACATCAAATAATTTGTTCAACAAgatatgtcaatcaatttgtcACATACTAGGTTGGATCCAACATACATCTAAAGCATTCAACAAATTTACTTTGTTTGGCGGCACAAAGAAACAAGATCAAGGTGATGGTGGTCAAGTTGCAGATATGGTCTAA